aaaaaaaaaaatcaaagcaaagcaaaaaaagaaGATCTAGTTCCTTGCTTTTCTTCAAAGTCACTGTCACGCCACACCTTCTAGCTTGAGAGTCCAGCAACATGGCACTGGGAGAACAAATGGAGCTACATAGGGCAAAGTGATCAGCAACCCTTTATCTACGGCCTTCTCCCATTTCAGCGTCTCCGAGAACCCCAGCATGGTCACctgaagaaagagggaaaaacagTCATCTATTGCCTCATGCACATACTTCCTGTTTAAATACATCACAGCCAGCAAGTTCAATGCACTTCCAGGCACTCAAAGGGTAGAGATAGCCCCAACTACTTTCCATCCAGCCAGAGTTTACTGAGCTGCAGAGTACTGTACAAGGCACATTTTTGGCCCAGCATCTGCCTATGGTTCTTCACTGGGGAGATTCTttttaatggtggtttggaaatGACACAGCTGCTCCCTGTGATATTTGCAGTGAGTagtttaatagattttttttttagtttgcgTTGCCTTGTCAGAGTGGTCCTACACTATTTGTGCACCTCAGCTAATTTCACAGCAAATTAAGTCAATAGAGGCTGGGAACTCTGTGGAAGAAATGCGCCTGGTGGTACTATGGCAGGTTAACAAGCCCTATCCAGCATTTCTTAGAGAAAAAAGGTGGTTTAAAGCAAGGTGAACACACAGAAAGAGGGATCACAATTCCTTCATGACCTCTCCCTGACAGAGAAGGCCCAAGACTAGAAGGaagggaaaataactttacatataTGGTACTTGCACCAGATATTTAATGGCATTCAGGTTGAGCCATCTCAGCCTTTATGTACCAGAGATGGACTTGTGAGATTATCTACTCTTCAGATTCCTTACTTGTGTGCTTGGAGATGGAATAGGTGAAGACAGCTTCAACACAccaccctctggccaggtcagaaAGATAGCATAGACAGTTAATCCTTTAGAAGTGTACCTGAGGGAATATAAAGATGGTGTACAGAGGTGTGTAGATCACCACAAAATACAGAGGCAGACAAGCATATGGCTTTGTCAGAAGTAAAGCAAAAAGTACATGCCTCCACCCATCAATCAGTCTAGTCATATTGGGAAAGCCAGCCACATATGTCACCTGCTTTCCTTGCATACCTCAATACTTTGGAACCAACATTTATCCAGTTAGCAGGGACCAAGGAAAGCTAAACAAAGTCCACATATGCTCCCTGAAAACAAAGGTCACCTTGCGACATGGCCTTGATTTAGGCTGCTGTGGTCAACAGGGTAGATTAAGCTCTTGTGAAGCTTCATGTAGGTCATTTCATTATTctctttaaaaacaggttaggTTTGTAGTGTTCTGGTCTCCTTGCACACTTACTATACATCCCTTCCTCTGAGGAAATGCAGTTGCTGGGTAACAGTGCACAGATCCATTACACAAGAATCTGAGAAGTAAATACCACCACACCAAGCCAACCACAGGAGTTTAGGGAGACAAAATGCAGTTATGCAACTAAGAATTTTAGCCAAAACCATGGGGTTACACACTCCTACTCAGGAGAAGCACATGGAATCTTTAGTGTTTTACTTttgattatttaatttatttatttttttaaaaagcaggggGCAACAGTCCAATACTCAGAGAGTAGAGGGCCACTTGTGACTCAATGTCTTTCtagtgtttatttttctttggtgCTCTCAGAGTAGCAAGCTCAACCCTTCTTTGCTCATGAGATCACAGTCTGAGATGAGTGGCTCTTTCAGAGTGGTCTTGTGTAAAGTAATCCTTACCATGCAtcagttgtggtgttttccatCTGCACCCTCCAGGGCTTAGAAGCATAAATTGCCTCCCCATTAACATGCAGCCATTTTCCAAGGGACAGAAGCCTTTCTTGAAAGATTGGAACAATCACCCCTTCTTTTGTAGGGCCCACATTGAGAAGATAGTTGCCTCCAAAACTCACAGTCTGCACTAGTTCCTGTGACAGATGTGACAGACAGAAAAGTAAAGTGGATTCATGTTACTTTCCCTCTTGACTATGAAAGAAAGACACCTGCATAAAGCTTTATTCTCATTGTCCCAGCTACTTTAGCCACCACCCTGTCCTGCTGTTTTGCCAGATAAGTAGACAACCTCTAATCCCCAGCAATCCCcctatttatattaaaatgttcttACTGAGATAATACTTGATTCATCCATGATCTCATTGAGTTGCATGTTGCTTCGATAGCCCCAAGATCTTTTGTCAATAGACGTGCACATCTCCCACTTGTGCTGTGGCAGGGTGCCCGGCTTGTATTTATCGGCACAATTATAGTATCCTCCATGATGGCAGGAGCAGTTATTGCACCAACGGTCATTTACCACAACAGTATCCTAGAATGATGAGAGACAGTTCAGAGTAGAAACTATTTTGACTTAGACACTCAGTCCTTCTGCTGCAGTGGTTCAAAGGAACAAGTTTGTGGGTTTTGTTCTGGGATCTTTGGTTGCTAGTCTCctggatagttcagtggtttgagcattggcctgataaatccagggttgtgaaggggccacttagggatctggggcaaaatcagtacttggtcctgctagtgaaggcagggggctggactcgatgacctttcagggtcccttccaattctataagataagtatatctccatacatACTTTAGATGCCCTCAATAATTTATATGCTTCGACTGATCCTGAGGTTTTGACTTAAATTCTGGCAGTATTAGAAGCTGCCTGATTTTCCATACTTATGTAATGGCCAGAAGACATGAAGGAAATGCTGACAGCAGTACCTTGACAGGACTATCATTATAAAGCCAGGCAAGGAAAGAGGTAGAGTTCCAATATGTTTCCGGACCCTCCCAGTCACCATCTGACCAAACCAGATCTGGTTTATACCTAGGAGACAGATAAATGTTACTAGAAAATTTAACATTCCCACTTCCGGTCCAGTCCAAAGAGAAGATTGTCCCAAGGCAATATTTTTAATTCTTGCTTATGAAGTTCAATTATCTTTGCTTTCACACGCTTCTCCTATTGTATGACATAACCAGGAAATGCGCCTGGTGGGGGgaacaaaaacacacacccatGAGCGAGATCCTTGCAGCAGCAAAGCATGGGAGCATCATTCATTTCCAAAGTTGGGGTGTAGCACTAACAAAAGAGGGTAAGTGCAAGTTGTCTCTGTGCAGGCATAATGGCCAGTAAATAATACTGAGGAAAAAGTGTTCCCAAGCACAGATAAATAACATGATCCCCTTCTCAGACCACCTCAAATCCCAAATTGCTACTGTAGGAAGGTGAGATCTGCCTTGTGGATGGAACAGCAAATATTAAAGTgtctcccttcctctgccccacatCCTTATCCCCCtaacaaataaagaaatacagTAATATTCAGGGGTGCTAAAAGGCTGCAGTTCTTACCTTAAAACAAGATCATAAAGCTCTGGCATAGTTTTTGAAATGACAAAATTCTGTGTcttgaaaccattttttttgtCATCTAAATACAGAGGATTAAACCACTCTAAGAGAGAATGGTACAGTCCATAGCGTATGTTCCTTAAATATtaaacaaagaaaggaaagagatgaaAGTTGGGTTAACAAAAAAGTTCCAGTTTGAAAAAAAGATCTCACTGCATATTCACTGCACTTGTGACACTTACAatattaggggggaaaaaaagaagataagAACCTGCTACTGTAGTCATCAGTGCTGAGTCTGCATTAGAGAATGATCTATCTATTCATAGGTTTCAAAATACTTCCAAAAGTGGGTAAATATCACACTCCTTTCCTGACATATGAGACAGAGATTGAGtaacttgcctaaagtcacacactGAGTTAGTGGTAATGTCAGGAATATAGCCCAGGTTGTCAAACTCTGATTTCCATGCTCTGTTCACTGGCCCTTACTGCCATCCTGTAGGAAATCAACAGGAGATTTGGGTACAAGAGTTCTCTTACCCTGAGGCAGAACAGTTTTGTTGAAAGGCATGTGCTTAGTGACATATTTATCAAAAAGAACTAGGAAACGCTAATGGGCATCTAATTCAAGAACTGGAAATAGTTCTTAGGTAACAGTTTTGACAGTACGTACAAGAGCAGTGACATACCTTTCTCTGAGAGCTTGTCCCAGTTCACCCACTAGGTCTCGACGGGGCCCTGTATCCACAGAATTCCAGTTCCAGGACACAGGAGACCCCCAGTTTGTAAAGCCCTCATGATGCTTTGTAGTCAGCACCACATACCTGTGGAAATCAAAGCCCCTTGTTCAGAAGGAAATAGAACCTACCTAAGATACTCTAAATCTTCTGAATAAGACTGGTACTTGGAAAGCAAAGGACATGGTAATGATGGTGTCAAGAGTTGTCCCAGATTCCTTTTCTAAATGTACCTGTTTGCAAATTCTCTCCTAAGAGCTTACgagttttaaatgaattttattgCTGATAAAAAGTGACAGATTGATACTCCATGCAGACAGAACACAAGTAGTGAAACAAATGCCTTACCCTCAACGTGGAGGGAGAACTTTTAAGGGCAAAAGAGTAAACCTAAGAATAAAAAACATCAGTGCTGTTAGAGTGGCACCTTTCAACAACACTAAATCCATGTTCAAAGTTAGACTGACGGAGTGATAAACCACCACTTCCAAGTGCTTCCATGGTTCCAGTGAACTTAATAGTTCTGAGACTCATTTTGCAAAACCAAATCATTCTTGCTTTGTGTAAGTTTGCAGAAACCATATCTCACTAAGTCCTTAGAAAGAGACTGCCCATTGGCTAGAAGAGGAAGCAGCTACTCAAATAAATCACCTGACATCTGTTCTGGTGGAAGGCAGCAGAAACTGGTTTCCTCTAGCATCTAGTTTCGATTAATGCAAGATTTAAAATCCACAAATGTGTTCCTTCCCTGGGAATGATGCATCCTCAGGGTGCTACGATCCAGGAGTCAGCCCCAGCAGGGAAAAACACTACAGGAACCAGGGTTCTGCCCTATGTACACTCTACCCACTGGAGTGGCTCTGCATCCCAGAACGGAGCAGACCAATGACCTCTACAGCTGCTTTATGGGCACAAAGGTCACCAGTGACTGCActcactgcccccctgccccaagggACTTAGAGCTTTCTcccccagcagagcccagggccACCCTGCCCTCAcgcagcccttcccctccccaccggGCTACTCCCTGCTCCGCCCCTCAGGGTGCCCCCTTGCCCTGGTTCGCACCGCCAGGTCTCGGCCCATCCCTCAGGCTACTCCCCCGTAGAGACCAAGGGGCCCcgcactcccccccgccccgagtCACCAGTGCCGACACCCCCCCCGGGGCTCCCGCCGGCACTGACCTGGCGCCGGCCTGCTCGAAGAGCCAGGCCCAGAAGCGCGGCCGGAAGTCGCGGGCGGTGAAGCGCGCGGCGAAGTCGGCGTAGGTGGTGTTGGGCGGGAAGTGCTCCCGCACGAAGCGCTCGTAGTCGGCGCGGCGCTCGCCCTGCCAGTGCCACCAGAACCACTCGGAGCCGTAGGCCGGCACCGAGAACACCCCCCAGTGCACGAACACCCCCACCTTGGCCTGGTCGAACCACGCCGGCAGCGGCCTCGCGTCCAGGCTGGGCCAGTCCGGGCTGTAGCGGGGCCCGCAGAGCGCGGCGGCCACCagcgcccccagcagcagcaaccaGCGCGCCGCTCCCAGCGCCACCATCTTCCTCCACTCACGGGACGGGTCCCGAGACTGGCCAAAAAGGGGAAGACAGAGACCTAGGAGTGAGCACGTGATGGGCACCGTCCACGTGACGAGCAGGGCCGACGCCATTGCTAGAGAGGCACTGACCCCGTGATGTACAAGGGCGACGCCATTGCTAGAGAGGCACTGACCGCCTGACGTCGCCAGCGGGGCAATGGCCACGTGGTTGCTGCGGCATGCAGGCGGCACGTGCTGCCCCTGGATTGTCACAGCGCAGGCGCTGAGGGAGAGGGCAGGTCCCAGGAGCTGGGGGCCTATGTCCAAGAGTGGGAGGAGCTCATGCACCATAGAGAGCACCACACTGAGGGTTGACCCCTTGGCACGCTGCCAGCTGAGTCTGACACAGGCTGGGCTTAGGTGTAGCTCTAAAGTTTGGCTCTTTCACCCACAGCAGCACGTTGGGCCAATGGAAGATATTCCCTTAATCACCTTGTCGCACTagtatcctgagaccaacacagctaacACTAACACCATGTAGTGCAATTACATATGTGACAGACTGGGAACTGCCAACAGATGTggcaagactacttctgcccctgctttccctgccagcttgggactctagCACCCTgtcctgttgagccagacacgcctgtctgctccagcacagacccagggtctgaaccacatgccttAAAGATGCAGACTAAGCtgaaagtgttcctgtctttaatacTCACATGtacaactcccaatggggtccaaaccccacaTAAATCCATTTTagcctgtataaagcttatacagagtaaacaaataaattgtctgccctctataacactgatagagagatatgcacagctgcttGCCCCCCCcacaagtattaatacatactctggattaattaataagtaaaaagtgattttattaaatacagaaagtaggatttaagtggctccaagtagtaacagacagaacaaagtgaattaccaagtaaaataaaataaaacacgcaaatctgaGTCTAATACagcaataaaactgaatacagataaaatctcacccccagagatgtttcaatacgtTTCTTTCAACAGACTGGAGgttttcctagtctgggcacagtcctttcccctggtacagcccttgttccagctcatgtggtagctaggggatttctcatgatggctgccacttttgttctgttccacccacttagaTATCTTTTACATAAGgggggaatcctttgtccctctctgggttcccaccccctccttctcaatggaaaagcaccaggttaaagatggattccagttcaggtgacatgatcacatgtcactgtatgACGTTATtccccacttgccagcacacacgtatacaggaagacttacaagtaaaacagagccatctgcagtcagttgtcctggttgatgggagccatcaaaattccaaaccaccattaatggcccacgctttgcataattacaataggccctcagagttacatttcatatttctagtttcagatacaagagtgatacatttatacaaataggatgaccacactcagtagattataaactttgtaatgataccttacaagagaccttttgcatgaagtatattttaattacattatattcacagtcatcagcatactttcataaaatcctatagagtgcaatgtcacaacatAATTTTGCAAAGGCATCCTTATTTCTATCGTAGCAGCCACTGGTGGCAAATAGCATAGACGTatgacaacactgcatataactgCATAATTACTCTagggcaggagtgggcaaactacggcccgggggctgcatccagctctccagatgttttaatccagccctctagctcccaccaggcagcaggatccagggcttgccccactccagtcagggagcgAGATCGGGAATTTGCCCCACTCCACATGGGTCCCAGAAGCAGTGGGATgtccccttctctggctcctacatatAGGGGCAGCTGGGGGCTTCGCACACTGCCAGGGCCGCCGAGAGTGGgttcgggccccagtgaaaaatGCTTTTCgagccccccagcaagggcggaccggCTAAATAGAGATGACGAAGCCAGGGAAGCCGGGCCCCCTTTCGGACTGccgggccctggtaatttgtaccggcttcccctccaccccctgccatcACTGAAATTACATTAGGGATAAATGTGCCTCCTTAGTTGGACGAAAAGTAAACCACATTCATACACTTCCTTTGGAGCCATACTTGGCTGTAAATGTTCCTAGAAATACAATCAAACTCCTAAACACTGAGGCTCTCAGACTGCCCAgttcctcaaagctatttaggcaccaattgatttcagtggaagtcaggagcctaaatacctttgagtatCTGAGCATAAGACCCACTGACGGCtccatcctgcaaggtgctcagcTTCCACTGAGTTTAATGGGAGAGTGGGGCTCTC
Above is a genomic segment from Chelonoidis abingdonii isolate Lonesome George chromosome 25, CheloAbing_2.0, whole genome shotgun sequence containing:
- the FUCA1 gene encoding tissue alpha-L-fucosidase; its protein translation is MVALGAARWLLLLGALVAAALCGPRYSPDWPSLDARPLPAWFDQAKVGVFVHWGVFSVPAYGSEWFWWHWQGERRADYERFVREHFPPNTTYADFAARFTARDFRPRFWAWLFEQAGARYVVLTTKHHEGFTNWGSPVSWNWNSVDTGPRRDLVGELGQALRERNIRYGLYHSLLEWFNPLYLDDKKNGFKTQNFVISKTMPELYDLVLRYKPDLVWSDGDWEGPETYWNSTSFLAWLYNDSPVKDTVVVNDRWCNNCSCHHGGYYNCADKYKPGTLPQHKWEMCTSIDKRSWGYRSNMQLNEIMDESSIISELVQTVSFGGNYLLNVGPTKEGVIVPIFQERLLSLGKWLHVNGEAIYASKPWRVQMENTTTDAWYTSKGLTVYAIFLTWPEGGVLKLSSPIPSPSTQVTMLGFSETLKWEKAVDKGLLITLPYVAPFVLPVPCCWTLKLEGVA